A portion of the Bacillus sp. es.034 genome contains these proteins:
- a CDS encoding cell wall-binding repeat-containing protein yields MKKYLIPIIGALLLASSVLNGPVSAQTPSPVLKQKMELLGNQGEEEEEAVPEAEPNNTLETANDITTGDLLHPTVVNGTLLKDDVDWYKVVLDSDAPLNLFGWFWKETTNIPLDITLYDEDKKRMDPFKGFVNEEDGFWALYPSEPGTYYISVKNKSDLGIGKEYVLMTCQYYIEPHIERISGKERYETALQSALKGWESGSEEMILATGTNFPDALAGAPLAYEKDAPILLTYKNSLHPAAEKAIVELGVKKVTVLGGTGVISDQVVEEIKDLGVSVTRIGGQDRYETAAAISKLIPNHEAAVVVNGKNYPDALSIASIAAQKGYPILLSGKSTVPAPSLNRAKQYEHTYVIGGTGVIDEAALSKLKQPERIAGANRYETNARIIKEFNVNTGAIFIATGTQFADALTGSALAAHNGLPLLLTPTDRLHPAIRSLMTDFSYDVTILGGENAISPKTEEEIWALLENNNN; encoded by the coding sequence ATGAAAAAATATTTAATTCCCATTATAGGGGCCTTATTACTCGCCTCCTCTGTATTAAACGGACCTGTTTCAGCCCAAACACCCTCCCCGGTGCTCAAACAAAAAATGGAGCTTTTAGGGAATCAAGGCGAGGAAGAAGAAGAAGCAGTACCCGAAGCGGAACCTAATAATACGTTGGAAACTGCGAATGATATTACAACCGGTGATCTTCTTCACCCTACCGTTGTAAATGGTACGCTATTAAAAGATGATGTAGACTGGTATAAAGTTGTTCTTGATTCTGACGCCCCCTTGAATTTATTCGGATGGTTCTGGAAGGAAACAACCAATATCCCACTGGATATCACGTTATACGACGAAGACAAAAAGAGAATGGATCCCTTTAAGGGCTTCGTTAACGAAGAAGATGGATTTTGGGCACTTTACCCTTCGGAACCCGGCACCTACTACATCTCTGTAAAGAATAAAAGTGATCTAGGCATAGGGAAAGAATATGTACTAATGACCTGCCAGTATTACATAGAGCCCCATATTGAAAGAATTTCCGGCAAAGAAAGATATGAAACGGCTCTTCAGTCCGCTTTAAAAGGCTGGGAATCCGGAAGTGAAGAGATGATTCTAGCCACGGGGACCAACTTCCCTGATGCCCTGGCAGGTGCCCCACTTGCATATGAAAAGGATGCTCCGATTCTATTAACCTACAAAAACTCCCTGCACCCGGCAGCTGAGAAAGCAATCGTGGAATTGGGTGTAAAGAAGGTCACTGTTCTTGGAGGGACCGGCGTCATATCCGACCAGGTAGTAGAGGAAATAAAAGATCTGGGCGTTTCGGTTACCCGCATCGGGGGGCAAGACCGTTATGAAACAGCCGCGGCCATTTCCAAGCTGATACCCAACCATGAAGCCGCCGTCGTCGTGAATGGGAAAAATTATCCTGATGCTCTTTCGATTGCTTCCATAGCCGCACAAAAAGGCTATCCGATTCTTTTATCGGGGAAAAGCACCGTTCCAGCTCCCAGTCTGAACCGCGCAAAACAATATGAGCATACCTATGTCATCGGAGGTACAGGTGTCATCGATGAAGCAGCACTGTCGAAATTGAAACAACCTGAGAGAATAGCCGGCGCAAACCGTTATGAAACAAATGCCCGCATTATAAAAGAGTTCAATGTGAATACCGGCGCCATCTTCATTGCTACCGGAACTCAATTTGCCGATGCCTTAACAGGTTCTGCCCTTGCCGCCCATAACGGATTGCCTCTATTGTTAACACCGACTGATCGATTGCATCCTGCAATCCGAAGCCTGATGACTGATTTCAGCTATGATGTAACGATTCTCGGAGGAGAGAACGCGATTTCACCGAAAACGGAAGAAGAAATATGGGCATTGCTCGAAAATAATAACAACTAA
- a CDS encoding cell wall-binding repeat-containing protein — protein sequence MRKGLFASISSVLLASSFLVSPVSAEGPIKEKMDLLAYDGEGFFTEEEPNDSFTGANDIYLVDIVTGTFSKDDVDMYKIQVETDDPLEIYGGGWAEDPSILLDITLYDENKNKIAPEEASADVTIGSMSSYSVTPGTYYISVRDRHNLANGEEYAFIATQALMEMGVDRLYGADRYETALEIAYQGFDYADEIILATGTNFPDALAGAPLAYHRDAPILLTGKNTLHPTVKKAIKNLEVGKVTILGGPGVISDHVVKELKALDVTVTRISGKDRYDTAVAIAKKLPHTDAAVVVSGKNYPDALSIASIAAQYGYPILLSDKDSIPASSLTQAKTYETNYVIGGTGVVSNTVLKKLNMPTRIAGSNRYETNANIIHEFDMSTQYVFVATGTQFADALTGSVLAANWGEPLLLTTPNELHPEIRDLMMDSTYMATILGGPNAVSSKVEDEIWSIIVGNE from the coding sequence ATGAGAAAAGGTTTATTTGCTTCTATCAGTTCAGTTTTACTAGCTTCCAGTTTCCTTGTATCACCGGTTTCAGCTGAAGGTCCAATAAAAGAAAAGATGGACCTGTTAGCTTATGATGGGGAAGGCTTTTTCACAGAAGAAGAGCCGAATGACAGCTTTACCGGAGCCAATGACATTTATTTAGTGGATATCGTAACAGGGACGTTCTCGAAAGATGATGTGGATATGTATAAAATCCAGGTCGAGACAGATGATCCCCTTGAAATATATGGTGGCGGCTGGGCTGAAGACCCAAGCATTCTATTAGACATTACTTTATACGATGAGAATAAAAATAAGATTGCACCTGAAGAAGCGAGTGCAGATGTGACGATCGGTTCCATGTCCTCCTACTCTGTCACTCCAGGTACCTATTATATATCTGTTCGGGATCGACATAACCTTGCTAACGGAGAAGAATACGCATTTATTGCGACTCAGGCACTCATGGAAATGGGTGTAGACCGACTGTATGGAGCGGACCGGTATGAAACGGCTCTTGAAATCGCCTATCAAGGATTTGATTATGCAGATGAAATCATCCTGGCGACTGGCACCAACTTCCCGGATGCCCTGGCAGGAGCACCACTTGCCTATCACAGGGACGCTCCCATTCTATTAACGGGAAAAAACACCCTTCATCCAACAGTTAAAAAAGCCATCAAAAATCTGGAAGTGGGGAAAGTGACAATCCTTGGGGGACCCGGGGTCATTTCTGATCATGTTGTGAAAGAACTGAAAGCACTTGACGTCACTGTTACCCGTATCAGCGGCAAAGACCGGTATGATACGGCCGTAGCCATTGCAAAGAAGCTTCCACACACTGACGCTGCCGTGGTGGTGAGCGGAAAGAATTATCCGGATGCCCTGTCGATTGCATCGATCGCAGCACAATATGGTTATCCGATTCTACTATCCGATAAAGACAGCATCCCTGCTTCCAGCCTGACTCAAGCCAAGACATATGAGACCAACTATGTCATCGGCGGTACAGGAGTGGTAAGCAATACTGTCCTGAAGAAGTTAAACATGCCGACGAGGATCGCAGGTTCAAATCGTTACGAAACCAATGCGAACATCATTCACGAGTTCGATATGTCCACTCAGTATGTTTTCGTAGCAACTGGCACTCAGTTCGCCGACGCCCTGACTGGATCTGTCCTGGCCGCTAACTGGGGAGAGCCACTATTACTAACGACTCCAAATGAACTTCATCCTGAGATCAGGGATTTAATGATGGATTCGACTTATATGGCAACTATCCTTGGTGGACCTAACGCAGTCTCCTCTAAAGTGGAAGATGAGATTTGGTCTATTATTGTTGGAAACGAATAA
- a CDS encoding NAD-dependent epimerase/dehydratase family protein: MSKILVTGGAGFIGSHIVEELLNNNEQVVVIDNFSMGSLDNLPKSDQLTVVEGDISVRETISDLFQQHQFKKIFHLGAIASVAASVEDPLHTHQTNLEATLYLLEEARKQGGLERFVFASSAAVYGDEPTLPKKETSTIRPLTPYAIDKFASEQYVLAFSRLYDIPTAAVRFFNVFGNRQNPSSPYSGVVSILTDKFKQLVKKEETSFTLFGDGEQTRDFIYVKDVVQAVFLVSETPDAIGKVFNVGTGGSTSLNDLIGLYEEITETTLPIEKKEERSGDIKESYSDISELKSLGFEPKFTMREGLLEYWNKENE; this comes from the coding sequence ATGAGCAAGATCCTTGTCACAGGGGGAGCCGGATTTATAGGCTCACATATAGTAGAAGAATTACTAAATAATAACGAGCAAGTAGTCGTGATAGATAATTTCTCCATGGGTTCATTGGATAATCTGCCAAAGAGTGATCAATTGACGGTTGTCGAAGGGGATATTTCAGTAAGGGAAACGATATCGGATTTATTTCAGCAGCATCAATTCAAGAAAATATTCCACTTGGGTGCGATTGCAAGTGTGGCTGCCTCGGTTGAAGACCCGCTCCATACTCATCAGACGAATTTGGAAGCGACTTTATACTTATTAGAAGAAGCCCGGAAGCAAGGTGGTTTGGAACGCTTCGTATTTGCTTCATCTGCCGCCGTATATGGAGATGAACCGACACTTCCAAAGAAAGAGACGTCAACGATCCGACCACTCACCCCATATGCCATTGATAAATTTGCTTCAGAGCAGTACGTGCTGGCATTTAGCCGGTTATACGATATTCCGACTGCAGCCGTCCGTTTCTTTAATGTTTTTGGAAACAGACAAAATCCATCTTCGCCATATTCAGGAGTCGTATCGATCCTGACAGATAAATTTAAACAGCTGGTGAAAAAGGAAGAGACATCCTTTACTCTCTTTGGTGATGGAGAACAAACGAGGGATTTCATCTATGTAAAAGATGTCGTTCAAGCCGTCTTTCTTGTTTCCGAAACTCCTGATGCCATAGGGAAGGTTTTCAATGTTGGAACGGGTGGATCGACAAGCCTGAACGACCTGATTGGCTTATACGAAGAAATTACGGAAACAACATTACCAATCGAGAAAAAGGAAGAACGTTCCGGGGATATTAAAGAATCATACTCTGATATCTCAGAACTGAAATCCCTTGGATTCGAACCGAAGTTCACGATGAGAGAGGGACTTTTGGAATATTGGAACAAGGAAAACGAATAA
- a CDS encoding cell wall-binding repeat-containing protein → MLNNRKPVSITFVTVISFLFLLLFQTSAAAADTQINRVSGVDRYETAVKVSKQGWSSANTVVIAVGNNFPDALAGAPLADKHNAPILLVTKDSVPYSVKEELKRLKPSKAYILGGSSVISPSVESQLKSLGITSTRVAGENRYETAAKIADLVGGSQAIVTYGRDFPDSLAIAPVAASKSIPILLTEKNHVPEETKKALSKYSSSILIGGTGVISDGVKNQLPRATRISGKDRYDTATKVAEKYYSASNSTVIATGESYADALTGSVLAAKKGSPVMLIQSNNVPSSVKSTVDKLGINQFTIIGGTSVISEKAQSLFSFDTGALIKTAKQYIGTPYKWGGTTPSGFDCSGYLNYVYDKYDIDLPRTTADIWNFGSRSKSPEVGDIVMFETYKPGPSHGGIYIGNNEFIHAGDRGVEITSMNNVYWKPRYLAAVKVIN, encoded by the coding sequence ATGTTGAATAATCGCAAACCTGTATCTATTACCTTCGTCACGGTTATAAGCTTTTTGTTCCTATTATTATTTCAGACCTCTGCAGCTGCTGCAGATACACAAATAAATAGAGTAAGCGGTGTAGATCGTTATGAAACGGCGGTCAAGGTTTCCAAGCAGGGATGGAGCAGTGCGAATACAGTCGTGATCGCAGTGGGGAATAACTTTCCTGATGCACTGGCTGGAGCTCCATTAGCGGATAAACATAATGCGCCGATCCTGTTGGTAACCAAGGACAGCGTGCCGTATAGCGTGAAAGAAGAATTAAAACGATTAAAACCGAGTAAGGCATACATATTAGGTGGAAGTTCCGTCATTTCACCGTCCGTTGAAAGTCAGCTTAAAAGTTTAGGAATCACCAGTACAAGAGTGGCAGGGGAAAACCGATATGAGACAGCGGCAAAGATCGCAGACTTAGTAGGTGGATCCCAGGCGATCGTTACATACGGCAGGGATTTTCCTGATAGTCTGGCCATTGCTCCTGTCGCTGCGAGTAAATCGATCCCGATCCTATTAACCGAGAAAAATCATGTTCCGGAAGAAACGAAAAAGGCTTTAAGTAAATATAGTTCATCCATCCTTATCGGGGGAACCGGTGTCATCAGTGATGGAGTGAAGAACCAATTACCAAGGGCTACACGTATTTCAGGAAAAGACCGATACGATACAGCGACAAAAGTGGCTGAGAAGTATTACTCAGCATCCAACAGTACCGTCATCGCTACAGGTGAAAGCTATGCAGATGCACTGACCGGGTCTGTGCTTGCAGCAAAAAAAGGATCACCGGTCATGTTGATCCAGTCCAATAACGTTCCGTCTTCGGTAAAGTCGACCGTGGATAAGTTGGGGATCAATCAGTTCACGATCATCGGTGGAACGTCTGTCATATCCGAAAAGGCACAGAGTCTATTTTCTTTCGATACAGGTGCTTTGATCAAAACGGCAAAGCAATATATCGGGACTCCTTATAAATGGGGCGGCACGACGCCAAGTGGATTTGACTGCAGTGGTTATCTGAACTATGTATATGATAAATATGATATTGATCTGCCCCGGACAACAGCGGATATCTGGAATTTCGGAAGCCGCTCAAAATCTCCGGAAGTAGGGGATATCGTCATGTTTGAAACGTATAAACCAGGTCCGTCCCATGGAGGTATCTATATTGGAAACAATGAATTTATCCATGCAGGCGATCGTGGGGTAGAGATTACAAGCATGAATAACGTATATTGGAAACCCCGTTATCTAGCAGCTGTAAAGGTAATAAATTAA
- a CDS encoding cell wall-binding repeat-containing protein has protein sequence MTFKKKVFSVMASAALVASSFAGVATFNPDKADAALQETKKFKVSNFSEVVALSMSNQAVQELVIVGNGKVDATSQLEKLGVKVKQNYKNYVYLADVPTRKVMEVLDLKSVRTVGKNSEIQLGEVKDPELEVKNQNKVDQDAVVKPNQAETHAPTGVDDFHDKFDGSGVRIGIIDSGPDPGHESFTEGLEEGTRKYGDSKIVAVRDYTISNRQLGYGIEDRYKEYLGSGLNYLAEGDVLFDGGHAEGDAVTVGETTYNTAGIDASDDTLFFGRTAFEKNPEPVGSPYWTNQDLNADGTNGNTDNFTVLLAGDKVYIDTDMDKDFTDETAYANNETGTFDVNVEDDKYGANFRVNDMELDWFGAGLKKINLFTDFNGHGSHVSGISAANGPARANAFGAVAGEGVAPGAELVGMRVFKAEGGAPTFSIQKAMVDAALPESEGGFGVDVANLSLGSSPDLNDGLGSYGELMTVLSEDTDIVFVTSAGNAGPGVDTVGSPGDVAPIISVGAHITADMWAKEYNSYPYGKNADGTPKEGQGLWYFSSVGPNEAGNQKPDIVGPGSAFAAHPVQNGPYVVMQGTSMSSPYVAGAVALLKSAAEKDRIPFNYEIAREALIATANHLDGYNRAQEGGGLIDVPAAYEYLRKNFISDIKDVDVTVYHGEKVSGGPGLYVRNKEIPEKVEVLVENKSDEDKKLDVSPTGDWIKPSVSTLNLKAGESKTITVDYDASKLETGVNAETLVFDDASTPYVEARSAQTIVTGYEFTQDNRFRFREEGEVQSSQTKGYTFDVKPGVSEVRFSLNALSENEDYKGRVRAIVFNPDGVEVSEFQGYAGYDGLGVEDHVFKSPKPGVWEVHVYGTSGPKAGKEVNKYQLEAVVQDVVAVPGEIDLGNAAAGSEMTKSVTFSNYLSEARDVKVVGAPFSTPKISSKKVEVPGNNDYYFQDIKVKNNVSLEVQTSNPSHPTDDVDLYIYDSKGNMVSYSAGATSDEKVSLTSLPDDTYTIAIEGYATMDPTTTLDLSINEFGVLSPGEKGKGKVDVNASQNLKVGKSLKADVNITTPSESVSSIGAVYLLDAKTDEVLSLLPIKVDGDIISEVSGLNREGTAIEVSKNLHEDGFADDHKYKTVILSTGYNFPDSLSAGPLASAIDAPILPVGSNGKLSKDVLNEIERLGAENVYILGGEGVVSADVFAQLNSISINSSDIERLETDGMPNRYGTNLAIVSKLQELGFKGNGVFVATGKNFADALSAAAIAGANDMPIVLTDGKGLSDEAKAILEDEKVYVLGGKSAVPESVVAEAKKVAVDVKVLSGVNRYGTLAAILGEFANSTDKLYVASGKNFPDALSAAPLVTDNSGLLLLTDPNGLPKEVDAFLTKYLYQNKISSVTVLGGKGAVGEGAREDLQEKVSN, from the coding sequence TTGACGTTTAAGAAAAAGGTATTTTCGGTCATGGCTAGTGCAGCTTTGGTAGCTTCTTCTTTCGCTGGTGTAGCAACATTCAATCCTGATAAAGCGGACGCCGCTCTACAGGAAACGAAGAAATTCAAGGTTTCTAATTTCTCGGAAGTCGTAGCGCTTTCGATGAGTAATCAAGCTGTACAGGAGCTTGTGATCGTAGGGAACGGTAAGGTAGATGCGACAAGTCAATTGGAAAAGCTTGGAGTTAAAGTAAAACAGAATTACAAGAACTATGTTTACCTTGCAGATGTACCGACGCGAAAAGTGATGGAGGTTCTCGATCTTAAGAGTGTCCGCACTGTAGGGAAAAACAGTGAAATCCAATTAGGTGAAGTGAAGGATCCTGAATTGGAAGTCAAGAACCAAAATAAAGTGGATCAGGATGCGGTCGTTAAACCGAATCAGGCAGAAACTCATGCTCCAACTGGAGTGGATGATTTCCACGATAAGTTTGATGGCAGTGGCGTTCGTATCGGAATCATTGACTCAGGTCCCGATCCAGGTCACGAATCCTTTACAGAAGGTTTGGAAGAGGGAACCCGCAAATACGGTGATTCCAAAATTGTTGCCGTAAGGGACTACACAATTTCGAATCGCCAACTTGGGTATGGCATTGAAGATCGTTATAAAGAATACTTAGGCAGCGGTTTGAACTACCTTGCTGAGGGAGACGTACTATTCGATGGTGGGCATGCTGAAGGGGACGCTGTTACTGTAGGGGAAACTACATATAATACAGCAGGGATTGACGCTTCCGATGATACCTTATTCTTTGGTAGGACGGCATTTGAGAAAAATCCGGAGCCGGTAGGAAGTCCATATTGGACGAACCAGGATTTAAATGCTGACGGAACAAATGGCAATACAGATAACTTCACTGTTTTACTCGCTGGGGACAAAGTCTATATCGATACAGATATGGATAAAGACTTCACTGATGAAACGGCTTATGCAAATAATGAAACGGGTACATTCGATGTGAATGTGGAAGATGACAAGTACGGGGCGAACTTCCGTGTCAATGATATGGAGTTGGACTGGTTCGGTGCAGGCCTGAAGAAGATCAATCTATTTACTGACTTCAACGGGCACGGCTCTCACGTTTCAGGTATCTCGGCTGCAAATGGCCCTGCAAGAGCGAATGCATTCGGAGCTGTAGCGGGTGAAGGGGTTGCGCCTGGAGCTGAACTTGTGGGTATGCGTGTGTTTAAAGCTGAAGGCGGAGCGCCTACATTCAGTATCCAAAAGGCTATGGTTGATGCTGCGCTTCCTGAATCCGAAGGTGGATTCGGCGTCGATGTTGCCAACTTAAGCTTAGGTTCTTCACCGGATTTAAATGACGGTTTAGGTTCTTATGGGGAATTAATGACCGTTTTAAGTGAAGATACGGACATTGTATTCGTTACATCTGCCGGTAATGCCGGACCTGGTGTCGATACTGTTGGATCACCTGGAGACGTAGCACCTATCATCTCCGTTGGTGCACATATCACAGCTGACATGTGGGCAAAAGAATACAATTCATATCCATATGGTAAAAATGCGGACGGCACTCCGAAAGAAGGACAGGGATTATGGTACTTCTCTTCTGTAGGACCGAACGAAGCTGGTAATCAAAAGCCTGATATCGTAGGACCGGGATCTGCTTTTGCTGCTCATCCGGTGCAAAATGGACCGTATGTCGTCATGCAGGGTACAAGTATGTCTTCTCCATATGTAGCTGGTGCAGTGGCATTACTTAAATCTGCAGCGGAAAAAGATCGTATTCCATTTAACTATGAAATTGCCCGTGAAGCATTGATTGCAACGGCCAATCATCTGGATGGATACAACCGTGCGCAGGAAGGCGGCGGACTGATCGATGTCCCGGCAGCTTATGAGTATCTGCGCAAGAATTTCATTTCTGACATTAAAGATGTAGACGTAACGGTCTATCATGGAGAGAAAGTCTCCGGTGGTCCGGGTCTATACGTAAGAAATAAAGAAATCCCTGAAAAAGTTGAAGTATTAGTAGAGAACAAGTCAGATGAAGATAAGAAGCTGGATGTATCTCCAACTGGGGACTGGATCAAGCCATCAGTTTCAACATTAAATCTGAAAGCCGGAGAAAGCAAAACGATCACGGTTGATTATGATGCTTCGAAATTAGAGACAGGTGTGAATGCTGAGACGTTAGTATTCGATGATGCATCTACTCCTTATGTAGAAGCGAGATCAGCTCAAACAATTGTCACTGGTTATGAGTTTACCCAAGACAATCGTTTCCGTTTCCGCGAAGAAGGTGAAGTACAATCTTCTCAAACAAAAGGGTATACATTTGATGTAAAACCTGGTGTGAGTGAAGTTCGTTTCTCACTGAATGCACTAAGTGAAAACGAAGATTATAAAGGCCGCGTCCGCGCGATTGTCTTTAATCCTGACGGAGTGGAAGTAAGTGAATTCCAAGGATACGCAGGATACGATGGATTAGGTGTGGAAGATCATGTATTCAAGTCTCCTAAACCAGGGGTATGGGAAGTACATGTATATGGAACTTCAGGTCCTAAAGCAGGTAAGGAAGTCAATAAGTATCAATTAGAGGCTGTCGTTCAGGACGTAGTTGCTGTACCAGGTGAAATCGACTTGGGTAATGCTGCAGCCGGCAGTGAAATGACGAAATCTGTCACATTCTCAAACTACTTATCTGAAGCAAGAGACGTGAAGGTTGTGGGTGCACCGTTCAGTACGCCTAAGATTTCTTCCAAGAAGGTAGAAGTACCGGGTAACAACGATTACTACTTCCAAGATATCAAAGTGAAGAACAACGTATCTTTAGAAGTCCAAACATCCAATCCATCCCATCCAACTGATGATGTAGATTTATATATCTATGATTCTAAAGGGAACATGGTATCCTATTCTGCAGGTGCCACATCTGACGAAAAGGTTTCCTTGACGTCATTACCGGATGATACGTACACCATTGCCATTGAAGGATACGCAACAATGGATCCGACAACGACTCTTGATCTATCAATCAATGAGTTCGGAGTACTTTCTCCTGGTGAAAAAGGTAAGGGGAAAGTGGATGTTAACGCGTCACAAAACCTTAAAGTAGGAAAATCCTTAAAGGCTGATGTAAACATCACCACTCCATCCGAGTCAGTCAGCTCAATCGGGGCAGTATATTTACTTGACGCCAAAACAGATGAAGTGCTATCACTTCTACCTATTAAAGTAGACGGTGACATCATCTCCGAAGTGTCTGGTCTGAACCGTGAAGGTACTGCAATCGAAGTGTCCAAGAACCTTCATGAAGACGGATTTGCAGATGACCATAAGTACAAAACGGTTATCCTTTCTACAGGATATAACTTCCCTGACTCACTATCCGCTGGTCCTTTAGCATCGGCAATCGATGCTCCGATCCTGCCGGTAGGAAGCAATGGGAAGCTTTCGAAAGACGTATTGAATGAAATCGAACGACTTGGTGCTGAAAATGTGTACATCCTGGGTGGAGAAGGTGTCGTTTCTGCCGATGTATTTGCACAATTAAACAGCATTTCAATCAATTCTTCCGATATTGAACGTTTAGAAACAGATGGAATGCCAAACCGTTATGGTACAAACCTTGCCATCGTTTCGAAACTTCAAGAGCTTGGATTCAAAGGAAACGGAGTATTCGTTGCAACTGGTAAAAACTTTGCAGATGCCCTGAGTGCTGCAGCTATTGCCGGTGCAAATGATATGCCGATCGTGTTAACAGACGGCAAAGGTTTATCCGACGAAGCAAAGGCGATTCTTGAAGATGAGAAGGTCTATGTTCTTGGTGGTAAATCAGCTGTTCCTGAAAGCGTTGTAGCAGAAGCCAAGAAGGTTGCCGTAGATGTAAAAGTACTTTCTGGTGTGAACCGTTATGGTACTCTTGCAGCAATCCTTGGTGAGTTCGCCAATAGCACAGACAAATTGTATGTGGCAAGCGGCAAGAACTTCCCTGATGCACTATCCGCTGCTCCACTTGTAACGGATAACTCAGGATTATTATTACTGACAGATCCAAACGGATTACCTAAAGAAGTGGATGCGTTCTTAACGAAGTATCTGTATCAGAACAAAATCTCTTCTGTAACTGTGCTTGGTGGTAAAGGTGCAGTTGGTGAAGGTGCAAGAGAAGATCTGCAGGAAAAAGTATCAAACTAA